TAGGGAGGTTGCTGCAGTAGTGAGAAATATTATTCCTAACATGCTGACTGCATTTAACTTAATATTAGGTGTTTTTGCGATTATTGCTTCTTTCCATAATAATTTTTTTTATGCGGCGCTGCTGATAGTTGCCGCTATGGTAGCTGATGGGTTGGATGGCAGAGTTGCGCGACACTTCCAGGCTAGCAGCGATTTCGGCAAAGAATTGGATTCTTTATGTGATTTGGTTTCTTTCGGCGTAGCACCCGCTGTACTTGCTTATGTTTTTATGCTAAAGGACTTTGGACTGGCAGGCTGGATTATTGTTGCTCTTTTTGCGACTTGCGGCGCTTTACGCTTGGCTCGCTTCAATGTCGATGCTACAAAAATCAAAGGTTATTTTATGGGCTTGCCTATTCCAGCTGCCGGTTGCGTTGTAGCTACTTTTGTAATGCTTGATATTAAACCATCCGGGTGGTTATTCCCAGTTATGATTACGCTGTTTGGATATTTGATGATAAGTACTGTAAAATACCCGGATTTTAAGGGAAAAGGTGAAAAACTTAGATTCGTTCCTGCTACCATAACTTTAGTTGTCGCAGGCTACATCCTTTATTTGATTCCCCAGAGTATATTATTTGTTTCCTTTTTTGCTTATGCCTTATTTGGAATTTTGAATACACTGTTTTCCTTGTTTGACTAAGTTTGACTAAGAAATCAACTGTCTAAACCTTGGGCTTTCTAAACAAAGTTTGTTTTGTATAGTATAAATTACGTCCTTTAACCTCATAGTAAACATTTTAATTCATAATTAATATTAATAATTAATTACCTTGATTATCTTTGATTATTCTTTGATTAATTACCTTGAGGCAAGAAGCATATTATATTATCGTTACAAGCTTTTTAAAGAAATACCAATAAAAAATCCTGAAATTCTGTAATATAATAAAGTATAATGGAAACCGCAATCAGGATTTTTACAAGGAGCATATTAACTCATGAACTATATTTTTGACTACATAATGGTTCCAATACAACTTATAATCGTATTTTTTACATTATATTATTTTATTCTATCCTTATTTGGCATATTTAAATTTAAAGAGAAAAAGATCCTAACCCCTAGGAATACTTTTGCTATCATTGTTGCTGCTCATAATGAGGAACAGGTAATTGGTCAATTGATCGAAAATCTGCATGTTTTAAATTATCCCCGCGAGTTATATGATGTTTACGTGATAGCAGATAACTGTAAGGACCAGACAGCGCAGATTGCCCGTTCGGCTGGCGCATTAGTCTACGAGCGTTTCAACACCGAGTTCAAAGGTAAAGGTTATGCATTGGAGTGGATGTTTGAAAAACTTTTCCAATCGAAACGCCAGTACGAGGCTGTTGTTATTTTTGATGCCGATAATCTCGTTGATCCTAACTTTTTGCTGGAAATGAATAGCCGTCTATGTAAAGGGGAAAGAGTAATTCAAGGTTACCTGGATGCGAAAAATCCAAATGACACCTGGATTTCCGCAACTTTCGCGCTTTCATTTTGGGTAGTTAACCATATCTGGCATTTAGCAAAATATAATATAGGTTTATCCAGTGTACTTGGTGGTACAGGTATGTGTATCGCCACGGATGTTTTGAAAGAATACGGTTGGGGTGCAACTTGCCTTACTGAAGATATGGAATTCACCATGAAAGTGCTTCTCAAAGGAATAAGAACAACCTGGGCTCATGATGCCATTGTTTATGACGAGAAACCGCTGACATTTCGGCAGTCTTGGAATCAGCGTAAACGGTGGGCCCAAGGTCATTTCGATGTTGCGGGACGTTATATTCCCCGCCTTTTGGTTGAAGGATTCAAACGGCGTGATATCCGAATTTTAGACGGTGTTCTTCACCTGCTGCAACCGCATTTTCTGCTTCTGTCCACTACATTTTTGCTATTTAGTTACTTGTACCATATCGCACCTTTTTACACTAATATTTTGTATATGATATTGCCGGTCGAGGTTTGGACTATTATCGCCATTGGGCAGTATATTTTTCCTGTCATTGTTTTATTCAAAATACGTGCCCATTGGAAATCCTGGTTTTATATGCTGTTTTATCCCTTATTTGTTTATAGCTGGATACCAATAACCTTTTTTGGATTTTTGCACCGGAACAACAGGGTCTGGAGCCATACACAACATACTCGCGGTCTCAGCTACCAGGACATTTTGTTAAGCAATTCTGATGAATTCTCTAAGGAAAATCCCTTCTAAGCAGGCAGGCTATCAAAAGAGGTGAGTTTCTCTAACTCATCTCTTTTTGTAACTATTCGCCTTAGTAATTACTTTTTTTGTCCTATAGGGGATGCTTTGAATATTTACAGGCAGGGTGTTAAACTATATTGCCAAGGAAAGGTGGATATCTATGTATGAATTGACAATAATAGCAGAATTTGAGGCTGCTCATCGTCTTCCTGAATATCCGGGTAAATGCTGCCGCTTGCATGGCCATAACTGGAAAGTTGAAGTTACCATTGCAGGTACGAAACTAAATAAACAAGGTATGGTAATAGATTTCCGGGAATTTAAATCAGCGGTAGGTAAAGTAATTGATCAATTGGACCATTATTACCTTAACGAGCTTGAGGCTTTCCAAGAAGTGTATCCAACCGCCGAAAACATCGCCAAATATATTTATGATAAATTAAATGACCATCCTTCCTTCACCGATGCCAGTGATTTAAACGTTCGCTGCATAACCGTGTGGGAATCGCCCCGTTCCGCCGTGAAATATTGCCCTGGAGAATAATAATGACGGAAAAACATATGACTGGTAATAATACAATTAATCTAGTCGAAGTTTTCTCTTCCATTCAAGGAGAAGGTCTGTATGTTGGCTGTAGACAGCTTTTTGTCCGCTTGGCGGGATGCAATTTGGCATGTTCCTATTGCGATACCCAGGACTCCAAAATTATGCCGCAACAGGCAAAATTTGAACAATTCCCGGGGA
This window of the Methylomusa anaerophila genome carries:
- the pssA gene encoding CDP-diacylglycerol--serine O-phosphatidyltransferase; this encodes MRNIIPNMLTAFNLILGVFAIIASFHNNFFYAALLIVAAMVADGLDGRVARHFQASSDFGKELDSLCDLVSFGVAPAVLAYVFMLKDFGLAGWIIVALFATCGALRLARFNVDATKIKGYFMGLPIPAAGCVVATFVMLDIKPSGWLFPVMITLFGYLMISTVKYPDFKGKGEKLRFVPATITLVVAGYILYLIPQSILFVSFFAYALFGILNTLFSLFD
- a CDS encoding glycosyltransferase family 2 protein is translated as MNYIFDYIMVPIQLIIVFFTLYYFILSLFGIFKFKEKKILTPRNTFAIIVAAHNEEQVIGQLIENLHVLNYPRELYDVYVIADNCKDQTAQIARSAGALVYERFNTEFKGKGYALEWMFEKLFQSKRQYEAVVIFDADNLVDPNFLLEMNSRLCKGERVIQGYLDAKNPNDTWISATFALSFWVVNHIWHLAKYNIGLSSVLGGTGMCIATDVLKEYGWGATCLTEDMEFTMKVLLKGIRTTWAHDAIVYDEKPLTFRQSWNQRKRWAQGHFDVAGRYIPRLLVEGFKRRDIRILDGVLHLLQPHFLLLSTTFLLFSYLYHIAPFYTNILYMILPVEVWTIIAIGQYIFPVIVLFKIRAHWKSWFYMLFYPLFVYSWIPITFFGFLHRNNRVWSHTQHTRGLSYQDILLSNSDEFSKENPF
- the queD gene encoding 6-carboxytetrahydropterin synthase QueD; this translates as MYELTIIAEFEAAHRLPEYPGKCCRLHGHNWKVEVTIAGTKLNKQGMVIDFREFKSAVGKVIDQLDHYYLNELEAFQEVYPTAENIAKYIYDKLNDHPSFTDASDLNVRCITVWESPRSAVKYCPGE